A section of the Pelomicrobium methylotrophicum genome encodes:
- a CDS encoding polysaccharide biosynthesis protein produces the protein MINNPKTALAIAHDVVACGVAWVLAYLLRFNLDLDHPYFSGAWTTLPWVIPTQAAVFLAFGLYRGIWRYASLPDLKRILLAAAVATMATALVLRLFYVSSVVPRSVFILDPILLVMLMGGSRLAYRLWKERRWVALNALDAQPVLVLGAGDAGASLVKALASSAEWRVVGLLDDDPHKHGRHVHGRPVLGSIEALPRYAARYDVKHAIVALPSASHAVRRRAVEVATRAGLRALTVPSFEDLVSGRVTVSSIRQVELDDLLGRDPVVLDMAGLQHWLTGRTVLVTGAGGSIGAELCRQIARFAPAKLVLLEQSEFALYQMEQEFSQRFERLPTACLIGDVKNRQRVEQILHEHRPDVVFHAAAYKHVPLMEDANAWEAVQNNVLGTLVVAEACRDRGVGKFVFISTDKAVNPVNVMGATKRLAEMVCQALQEGSCPPAARAHTKAATQFVMVRFGNVLGSAGSVIPKFKEQIARGGPVTVTHPEITRYFMSIPEACQLVLQAGLMGKGGEIFVLDMGEPVKIVDLARDLIRLSGFTEDEIKIEFTGLRPGEKLFEEPLADDETTLPTPHPKLRIARARSVDPGWLDELRVWLMSAPVPLSQLRPELSRWVPEYRPNGEEAGSGAVNRALA, from the coding sequence ATGATCAATAACCCCAAGACCGCTCTAGCGATCGCCCATGACGTGGTGGCGTGCGGCGTGGCGTGGGTGCTGGCGTATCTGCTGCGGTTCAATCTCGACCTTGACCATCCCTATTTTTCTGGGGCCTGGACGACCCTGCCCTGGGTAATCCCGACCCAGGCGGCCGTCTTTCTGGCCTTCGGTCTCTATCGCGGCATCTGGCGCTACGCGAGCCTGCCGGATCTGAAGCGCATCCTCCTCGCCGCGGCGGTGGCGACCATGGCCACGGCGCTCGTGCTGCGGTTGTTCTATGTTTCCTCGGTGGTGCCCCGCTCCGTGTTCATCCTGGACCCGATTCTTCTGGTCATGCTGATGGGCGGAAGCCGCCTCGCTTACCGGCTGTGGAAGGAACGCCGGTGGGTGGCGCTGAACGCCCTCGATGCGCAGCCCGTGTTGGTCTTGGGTGCCGGCGACGCAGGGGCGAGCCTGGTCAAGGCGCTGGCCAGCAGCGCTGAATGGCGGGTGGTGGGGCTTTTGGATGACGATCCGCACAAGCACGGGCGGCATGTGCATGGACGGCCCGTGCTCGGATCCATCGAAGCGCTGCCGCGCTACGCCGCCCGTTACGACGTCAAGCACGCGATCGTGGCGCTCCCCTCCGCCTCCCACGCGGTCCGGCGCCGGGCGGTGGAGGTGGCCACCCGCGCAGGCCTGCGCGCGCTGACGGTGCCCTCTTTCGAGGATCTGGTGAGCGGGCGCGTGACCGTGTCGTCCATCCGCCAAGTCGAGCTGGACGACCTGCTGGGGCGGGATCCCGTGGTGTTGGACATGGCCGGGCTGCAGCACTGGCTGACGGGACGCACCGTGCTGGTCACGGGAGCCGGCGGCTCCATCGGCGCCGAGCTGTGCCGCCAGATCGCCCGGTTTGCGCCGGCCAAGCTGGTGCTGCTGGAGCAGAGCGAGTTCGCGCTCTATCAGATGGAGCAGGAGTTTTCGCAGCGGTTCGAGCGCCTGCCCACCGCATGCCTCATCGGCGACGTGAAGAACCGGCAACGGGTCGAGCAAATCTTGCACGAGCACCGGCCGGACGTGGTGTTCCACGCCGCGGCCTACAAGCACGTGCCGCTCATGGAAGATGCAAACGCTTGGGAAGCGGTGCAAAACAACGTCCTCGGCACCCTGGTCGTCGCCGAGGCGTGCCGGGACCGCGGAGTCGGCAAGTTCGTCTTCATCTCGACCGACAAGGCCGTGAACCCCGTCAACGTGATGGGCGCCACCAAGCGGCTGGCCGAAATGGTGTGCCAGGCGTTGCAGGAGGGAAGCTGCCCGCCAGCCGCCAGAGCGCATACAAAAGCGGCAACGCAGTTCGTGATGGTGCGCTTTGGCAACGTCTTGGGCAGCGCGGGCAGCGTGATTCCCAAGTTCAAGGAACAGATCGCCCGGGGCGGACCCGTCACGGTCACCCATCCGGAAATCACCCGCTACTTCATGTCGATCCCGGAGGCCTGCCAGCTCGTGCTCCAAGCGGGGCTGATGGGAAAGGGGGGCGAGATCTTCGTCCTGGACATGGGCGAGCCGGTCAAGATCGTGGACCTCGCCCGGGATCTCATCCGCCTCTCCGGTTTCACCGAGGACGAGATCAAGATCGAGTTTACGGGATTGCGGCCCGGGGAGAAGCTGTTTGAGGAACCGCTGGCGGACGACGAAACCACCCTGCCGACGCCCCATCCGAAACTGCGCATCGCCCGCGCCCGCAGCGTAGATCCCGGCTGGCTCGACGAGCTGCGGGTGTGGCTGATGAGCGCGCCCGTTCCCTTGAGCCAGCTGCGCCCGGAGCTCAGCCGCTGGGTGCCGGAGTATCGGCCGAACGGCGAGGAGGCCGGCAGCGGTGCAGTGAACCGTGCGCTGGCGTGA
- a CDS encoding DUF5615 family PIN-like protein, with protein sequence MKLLLDENLSRNIVPALQEAFPGTTQVALVGLERASDRAVWEFAKAGEFTIVTKDDDFLGLLSLLGYPPKIVLLTLGNCTNRQIKLMPWCDQEKKLKPLWRMMKLA encoded by the coding sequence GTGAAGCTGCTATTAGACGAGAACCTTTCGCGCAACATCGTGCCCGCCCTCCAAGAGGCTTTCCCGGGGACGACGCAAGTGGCGCTGGTGGGTCTGGAGCGCGCCAGTGATCGCGCTGTATGGGAATTCGCCAAAGCAGGCGAGTTCACCATCGTGACCAAGGACGACGACTTCCTTGGTTTGCTTTCCCTATTGGGCTATCCGCCAAAGATTGTGCTGCTGACACTGGGCAATTGCACCAACCGTCAGATTAAATTGATGCCCTGGTGCGATCAAGAAAAGAAATTGAAGCCCTTGTGGCGGATGATGAAGTTGGCTTGA
- a CDS encoding DUF433 domain-containing protein gives MMTDWRSIITLEPGKRGGKPCIRGLRISVQDVLGWLAAGMSAEDIVREYPELTKEDVLACLAYAADREKHSAWVRAAA, from the coding sequence ATGATGACGGATTGGCGCTCGATCATCACCTTGGAGCCCGGCAAGCGGGGCGGCAAGCCTTGCATACGGGGCCTTCGGATCAGCGTCCAGGATGTCCTCGGCTGGCTGGCGGCAGGCATGTCCGCAGAAGACATTGTCAGAGAGTACCCGGAACTGACAAAAGAAGACGTATTGGCTTGTCTCGCCTACGCCGCCGATAGGGAGAAGCACTCTGCCTGGGTGCGGGCAGCGGCGTGA
- a CDS encoding FitA-like ribbon-helix-helix domain-containing protein has product MGQVIVRNLDDKTIAALKAKAALHGNSLEQELREILAEAARPRPEERLALADRIRAMTPRKAQTDSTALVREDRDR; this is encoded by the coding sequence ATGGGACAGGTGATCGTAAGAAACCTCGACGATAAAACCATCGCGGCGCTGAAGGCCAAGGCGGCCCTGCATGGGAATTCGCTGGAGCAGGAATTGCGCGAGATTCTAGCCGAAGCGGCACGCCCCCGGCCCGAGGAGCGCCTGGCGCTCGCCGACCGGATCCGCGCCATGACGCCGCGAAAAGCCCAGACCGATTCCACGGCGCTGGTGCGCGAGGACCGCGATCGATGA
- a CDS encoding type II toxin-antitoxin system VapC family toxin gives MTWVVDASVAVKWFVEEARSMAARTVLASGKPIIAPDLIVAEVCNTAWKKARRGEISWAQAEALVQALPLSFEKLVETAPLAPRALELARQFDHPAYDCFYLALADSASATLVTDDARVVELARAARRSKLVKTLAALETRGG, from the coding sequence ATGACTTGGGTGGTCGACGCGAGCGTCGCCGTCAAATGGTTCGTCGAGGAAGCGCGTTCAATGGCCGCCCGAACGGTACTCGCTTCGGGTAAGCCCATCATCGCACCCGATCTCATCGTTGCGGAAGTCTGCAACACGGCATGGAAGAAAGCCCGGCGCGGAGAAATCTCATGGGCGCAGGCGGAAGCGCTGGTGCAAGCCCTTCCCCTGTCGTTCGAAAAACTGGTCGAAACCGCGCCACTGGCTCCGCGCGCCCTGGAGCTTGCCAGGCAATTCGATCACCCCGCCTACGATTGTTTTTACCTCGCGCTCGCCGATTCGGCCTCGGCGACGCTGGTGACCGACGACGCGCGGGTCGTCGAATTGGCCCGGGCCGCTCGCCGCAGCAAGCTCGTGAAAACCCTCGCCGCGCTCGAAACTCGAGGTGGATAA
- a CDS encoding MraY family glycosyltransferase has product MSSLATLAPPIAFALSLGAIVWLLRGGRLQILDHPNERSLHTTPVPRTGGLGLLAGAVTAWPIAAPAGAWPALIGALVLAGVSFLDDLRELPAIVRLMFQLAVSMALVAWHWEAFPGPAWAIAAALAIAWMCNLYNFMDGADGLAGGMAVAGFGAYAIAAGLGGAMELAALSAAIAASALAFLVFNFPPARIFMGDVGSVPLGFLAGALGLLGWQQALWPAWFPVLAFSPFIVDATVTLLRRALRGERVWQAHREHYYQRVVQLGAGHRGTALGEYALMLAAGTSALGLLTAPAPVQWVGLGAWVVVYAAVMLWIDRLWRSR; this is encoded by the coding sequence TTGTCGTCGCTCGCCACCCTCGCCCCGCCCATCGCATTCGCGCTCTCCCTCGGTGCCATCGTCTGGCTGCTCCGGGGAGGGCGTTTACAGATCCTGGATCATCCCAACGAGCGCTCGCTCCACACGACACCCGTCCCTCGCACAGGCGGGCTCGGTTTGCTCGCCGGCGCGGTCACCGCGTGGCCGATCGCCGCGCCGGCCGGCGCGTGGCCGGCTTTGATCGGCGCGCTCGTGCTCGCGGGCGTGTCGTTCCTCGACGACCTGCGAGAGCTTCCGGCCATCGTGCGGCTCATGTTCCAGCTTGCCGTCTCGATGGCGTTGGTCGCATGGCACTGGGAGGCCTTCCCGGGCCCAGCGTGGGCCATCGCTGCAGCGCTGGCGATCGCCTGGATGTGCAACCTCTACAACTTCATGGACGGCGCCGATGGCCTCGCCGGCGGCATGGCGGTGGCCGGCTTCGGCGCTTACGCCATCGCCGCGGGGCTCGGCGGCGCGATGGAGCTTGCCGCCCTCTCCGCGGCCATCGCCGCCTCGGCGCTGGCGTTTCTCGTGTTCAACTTCCCTCCCGCGCGAATTTTCATGGGCGACGTGGGCTCGGTGCCCTTGGGCTTTCTCGCCGGCGCGCTGGGCCTGCTGGGCTGGCAGCAGGCGCTGTGGCCGGCCTGGTTTCCCGTGCTGGCATTCTCCCCCTTCATCGTCGATGCCACAGTGACCCTGCTGCGACGGGCGCTGCGGGGCGAGCGGGTCTGGCAGGCCCACAGGGAACACTACTATCAACGGGTGGTGCAGCTCGGCGCGGGACACCGGGGCACCGCGCTGGGGGAGTACGCTTTGATGCTGGCGGCCGGGACTTCAGCCCTCGGGCTCCTGACAGCGCCTGCGCCGGTTCAGTGGGTGGGCCTCGGCGCCTGGGTGGTCGTCTACGCCGCCGTGATGCTCTGGATCGATCGCCTGTGGCGCAGCCGGTAA
- a CDS encoding type II toxin-antitoxin system VapC family toxin, which produces MGALRFLLDTNILSDLVRHPSGPVARRIAKAGEATIGTSIVVACELRYGAAKKGSPTLTDRIGQLLSAIEVLPLEEGVDEIYAEVRTSLEKAGTPIGANDMMIAAHARALGLILVTDNTDEFSRVPGLKLENWLLP; this is translated from the coding sequence ATGGGCGCGCTGCGCTTTTTGTTGGACACCAATATCCTGTCGGATCTTGTCAGACATCCTTCAGGGCCGGTGGCCCGGCGCATCGCCAAAGCGGGGGAAGCGACGATAGGTACCAGTATTGTGGTCGCCTGCGAGCTGCGCTACGGAGCGGCAAAGAAAGGATCTCCTACTTTAACGGACAGGATCGGGCAACTCTTGTCCGCGATAGAGGTTCTTCCGCTCGAAGAGGGGGTCGATGAGATTTACGCCGAAGTGCGTACAAGCCTGGAGAAAGCCGGCACGCCGATCGGTGCAAACGACATGATGATCGCCGCCCACGCGCGAGCGCTCGGGCTGATTTTGGTGACGGACAACACCGATGAGTTCTCACGAGTGCCGGGGTTAAAACTTGAGAACTGGCTGCTGCCTTAA
- a CDS encoding antitoxin, whose protein sequence is MQTERHVRLFKNGRNQALRIPREFELPGNEAIIRKEGDRLIVEPLRRRSLLALLEGWKPLGEEFPEIEDRPPEAMDL, encoded by the coding sequence ATGCAAACCGAACGTCATGTCCGCCTGTTCAAAAACGGCCGCAATCAAGCCCTGCGCATCCCGCGCGAATTCGAGCTCCCCGGCAATGAAGCCATTATCCGCAAAGAGGGGGACCGCCTGATCGTCGAGCCGCTTCGGCGTCGTTCGCTGCTGGCGTTACTGGAGGGGTGGAAACCCCTGGGGGAGGAGTTCCCCGAAATCGAGGATCGGCCCCCGGAGGCTATGGACCTGTGA
- a CDS encoding UDP-glucose 4-epimerase family protein produces MPETSDLRLLDASKPTTVLVTGATGFVGRALIPALTAAGFEVRAAVRGSCPPAGRFLWAEGSGARAPERRSVELIRIDDIGPATRWNEALAGVDAVVHLAARVHVMEASAREAIAEYRRVNTAGTERLALAAAAAGVRRFVFLSTIKVNGEATRARPFAESDPPVPQDPYARSKWEAEQALHRIGAQTGMEVVILRPPLVYGPGVKGNFLSLLKIVARGVPLPLGSVKNRRSLIYVGNLADAIVKCLEHPAAAGETFLVRDAEDLSTPELVRRLACALGVAPRLIPVPPSWLVLGGRWLGRGAAVERLAGSLAVDDSRIRDALGWHPPYSVDEGLEATGRWYRERARSSEKRRWL; encoded by the coding sequence TTGCCGGAGACGAGTGATTTGCGGCTGCTGGACGCCTCGAAACCCACAACGGTTCTCGTCACCGGCGCGACCGGCTTTGTCGGCCGCGCCCTCATTCCGGCCCTGACCGCGGCGGGCTTCGAGGTCAGGGCCGCGGTGCGAGGGTCCTGTCCTCCCGCCGGCCGCTTTCTCTGGGCGGAGGGGAGCGGCGCAAGAGCCCCAGAGCGGCGGTCGGTCGAACTGATCCGGATCGATGACATCGGGCCGGCGACCCGATGGAACGAGGCGCTCGCTGGCGTGGACGCCGTCGTGCATCTGGCCGCGCGGGTGCACGTGATGGAGGCCTCCGCGCGCGAGGCCATCGCCGAATATCGGCGCGTCAACACGGCCGGCACCGAGCGCCTCGCGCTCGCCGCCGCGGCGGCGGGCGTGCGGCGCTTCGTTTTCTTGAGCACGATCAAGGTGAACGGGGAAGCGACGCGGGCGCGGCCGTTCGCCGAATCCGATCCCCCAGTGCCCCAGGACCCTTACGCCCGCTCCAAGTGGGAGGCGGAACAGGCGTTGCACCGGATCGGCGCACAAACGGGCATGGAGGTGGTGATCCTGCGCCCGCCGCTCGTCTACGGCCCCGGCGTGAAGGGAAATTTCCTGAGTCTGTTAAAGATCGTTGCCCGCGGCGTTCCGCTGCCCTTGGGAAGCGTCAAGAACCGCCGCAGCCTGATCTACGTGGGCAACCTGGCGGACGCCATCGTGAAGTGCCTTGAGCATCCAGCCGCCGCGGGGGAGACGTTTCTCGTGCGGGATGCGGAAGACCTGTCCACCCCTGAGCTGGTGCGCCGCCTGGCCTGCGCCTTGGGGGTTGCCCCGCGATTGATCCCGGTGCCGCCGTCGTGGCTTGTCCTGGGAGGTCGTTGGCTTGGCCGAGGCGCCGCGGTCGAGCGGCTCGCCGGGTCCCTGGCGGTGGACGATTCCCGCATCCGCGACGCCCTCGGCTGGCACCCGCCCTATTCGGTCGACGAAGGGCTTGAGGCCACCGGGCGGTGGTATCGGGAGCGCGCTCGGTCGAGCGAGAAGCGTCGATGGCTTTAG
- a CDS encoding type II toxin-antitoxin system VapC family toxin, translated as MLYVDTSVLVAALTHERRTTEMQEWLAAQPAGELAISKWVIAEFSAALSLKVRAGQLAPEHRADALAVFTELVEESFSVLPVSRLDFRTAARFADQHLTGLRSGGALHLAVAANHGAKVHALDRALVQAARALGVGAVLL; from the coding sequence ATGCTGTACGTAGACACGAGCGTGCTCGTGGCCGCGCTGACGCACGAGCGCCGGACAACCGAGATGCAGGAATGGTTGGCAGCGCAGCCCGCAGGTGAGCTGGCCATCAGCAAGTGGGTCATCGCCGAGTTTTCGGCCGCGCTGTCGCTCAAAGTGCGCGCTGGGCAGTTGGCGCCGGAGCATCGTGCCGACGCCTTGGCCGTATTCACTGAGCTGGTGGAAGAATCGTTTTCGGTGCTGCCCGTCTCCCGGCTGGATTTCCGAACCGCAGCCCGCTTCGCCGACCAACACCTCACGGGCTTGCGTTCGGGCGGTGCCTTACACCTTGCCGTCGCGGCGAATCACGGGGCGAAGGTGCACGCGCTCGATCGCGCCCTGGTCCAGGCGGCCCGCGCATTGGGCGTGGGCGCGGTGCTGCTCTGA
- a CDS encoding type II toxin-antitoxin system Phd/YefM family antitoxin, translating into MEKILVSLAEAKARLSELSDLAARGEEVVITKRGKPVVRLSRVEPARKPVDRERLLRLTAPMPVQSEDAGDFIRRLREEARY; encoded by the coding sequence ATGGAAAAAATCCTGGTGAGCCTGGCTGAAGCCAAAGCCCGCTTGAGCGAATTGAGCGATTTGGCCGCCCGCGGGGAAGAGGTGGTGATCACCAAACGGGGCAAGCCCGTGGTCCGGCTGTCCAGGGTGGAGCCCGCGCGTAAACCCGTGGATCGGGAGCGCCTTCTGCGACTAACGGCTCCAATGCCTGTGCAGAGCGAGGACGCGGGCGATTTCATCCGCCGCTTGCGGGAAGAAGCGCGCTATTAA
- a CDS encoding TA system VapC family ribonuclease toxin produces the protein MRALLDVNVLIALLDAAHVHHRAASAWLERNIHHGWASCPLTLNGCIRIMVQPAYPGRFTAAEVAARLAEAMAGPHHAFWPADVNPMNEVSIDWRRVLGHRQVTDAYLLALAVRHGGRLVTLDARISPNAVIGATDRHLVVVR, from the coding sequence TTGCGTGCCCTGTTGGATGTCAATGTGCTCATCGCCTTGTTGGACGCCGCCCATGTGCACCATCGCGCGGCCTCCGCTTGGTTGGAGCGCAACATTCATCACGGCTGGGCGTCTTGCCCTCTGACGCTGAATGGGTGCATTCGCATCATGGTGCAGCCGGCCTATCCGGGCAGATTTACTGCCGCCGAGGTCGCGGCTCGACTCGCGGAGGCCATGGCGGGGCCCCATCACGCTTTCTGGCCGGCCGACGTGAATCCCATGAACGAGGTGTCGATCGATTGGCGGCGAGTTCTTGGCCATCGGCAAGTGACGGACGCCTACCTGCTCGCGCTCGCCGTCCGCCACGGCGGGCGGCTGGTCACCTTGGACGCTCGCATTTCCCCCAACGCGGTCATCGGCGCAACCGATCGGCATTTGGTCGTCGTCCGCTAA
- a CDS encoding CopG family transcriptional regulator has translation MRTTLDLDPDVLAAAKELARRRKLSTGRVISELVREALSGPRQEISASTTEQSRSGFRPFRAEGRVVTDELVERLRDAEGI, from the coding sequence ATGCGAACGACCCTCGATCTCGACCCCGACGTGCTGGCGGCGGCGAAGGAATTGGCGAGGCGGCGCAAGCTTTCCACCGGCCGGGTGATCTCGGAACTGGTGCGCGAGGCCTTGAGCGGACCTCGTCAGGAAATCAGCGCTTCGACGACTGAGCAAAGCAGGAGTGGATTTCGGCCTTTTCGGGCAGAAGGCCGGGTAGTGACGGACGAATTGGTGGAGCGCCTGCGCGACGCGGAAGGGATCTGA
- a CDS encoding Uma2 family endonuclease, translating into MGLPKRDAARHTYGEYLRWPEEARYELIDGVAYAMAPAPSRRHQEVLLELARQVANALEGHPCRPFIAPFDVRLPRAGEADDEIDTVVQPDLSVVCDPRKLDDLGCRGAPDWIVEVLSPTTASHDHILKRAVYERAGVREYWLVHPVDRIVTVYRLDGARFGVPEVCELIGRQSVGVLPQIEIDWDRFAALFPQ; encoded by the coding sequence ATGGGACTGCCCAAGCGCGACGCCGCGCGCCACACCTACGGCGAATACCTCCGCTGGCCGGAGGAGGCCCGCTACGAGCTCATCGACGGGGTGGCCTACGCCATGGCCCCGGCGCCTTCACGCCGGCATCAGGAGGTTCTGCTGGAGCTGGCCCGGCAGGTGGCCAACGCCCTCGAAGGCCACCCCTGCCGTCCCTTCATCGCCCCCTTCGACGTGCGCCTGCCCCGGGCCGGAGAGGCGGACGACGAGATCGACACCGTGGTGCAGCCGGACCTTTCCGTCGTGTGCGATCCCCGGAAGCTCGACGACCTGGGCTGCCGCGGCGCGCCGGATTGGATCGTGGAAGTGCTGTCCCCGACGACCGCCAGCCATGACCACATCCTCAAGCGGGCGGTCTACGAGCGGGCGGGGGTGCGCGAATACTGGCTCGTGCATCCGGTGGATCGCATCGTGACTGTCTATCGCTTAGACGGCGCGCGCTTCGGCGTGCCCGAGGTATGCGAACTCATCGGCCGGCAATCGGTCGGGGTGCTGCCCCAAATCGAAATCGACTGGGACCGGTTCGCAGCCTTGTTCCCCCAGTAG
- a CDS encoding type II toxin-antitoxin system HicB family antitoxin translates to MHVYTAVIERCPDTNLYVGYVPGFPGAHSQGATLDELHANLREVIAMLLDEGEPKSA, encoded by the coding sequence ATGCACGTTTATACGGCAGTTATCGAACGCTGTCCCGACACCAACCTGTACGTGGGCTACGTGCCGGGCTTCCCTGGGGCGCACAGTCAGGGCGCAACGCTGGACGAGCTGCACGCGAATTTGCGGGAGGTGATCGCCATGCTGCTCGATGAAGGCGAGCCCAAATCGGCTTGA
- a CDS encoding glycosyltransferase family 4 protein yields the protein MPRLVFLVTEDWYFVSHRMALAVAAKDAGFDVTVITRCGAKCEAIRAAGIEVVPFSMERRGLNPLGLAREVIRLARLYRRLQPDIVHHVALRPVVVGGLAARLAGVTRVVSAIAGMGYAFTAGRGGWLAAVLRGLLRLALGRGAVIVQNPEDAAAVARLGMAPARIRLIPGAGVDVARFAPQPEPEGLPVVMLASRLLWDKGVGEFIEAARRLPGRACFVLVGAPDPGNPASVDESTLRAWTEEGVVEWWGPREDMPATLNAAHIVCLPSYREGLPKVLLEAMACGRAVVTTDAPGCRDCVRDGDNGLLVPVGDAGALAAAIRQLLDDPDLRRRMGARGRERAVNEFAQAIVIEATLALYRNAVAAPPRTTGFAAGTGGR from the coding sequence GTGCCTAGGTTGGTCTTTCTCGTCACCGAAGACTGGTATTTCGTCTCCCACCGCATGGCCTTGGCCGTGGCGGCGAAGGATGCCGGCTTTGATGTGACGGTGATCACCCGCTGCGGCGCGAAGTGCGAGGCGATTCGCGCCGCCGGCATCGAGGTCGTGCCCTTCAGTATGGAGCGGCGCGGCCTCAATCCGCTGGGGCTTGCGCGGGAAGTGATTCGGCTGGCGCGCCTCTACCGCCGCTTGCAACCGGATATCGTGCACCACGTGGCCCTGCGGCCAGTGGTGGTGGGCGGGCTGGCGGCGCGGCTGGCTGGAGTGACTCGTGTCGTGTCGGCGATTGCGGGGATGGGGTATGCGTTCACGGCGGGGCGCGGTGGATGGCTGGCTGCGGTTCTCCGAGGCTTGCTCCGGCTGGCGTTGGGGCGCGGGGCAGTCATCGTGCAAAACCCCGAGGACGCGGCGGCGGTGGCACGCCTGGGTATGGCGCCGGCACGTATCCGCCTCATTCCGGGCGCGGGGGTGGATGTGGCGCGCTTTGCGCCGCAGCCCGAGCCGGAAGGCCTGCCGGTGGTGATGCTGGCTTCGCGTCTGTTATGGGACAAGGGTGTCGGCGAATTCATCGAGGCGGCGCGGCGTCTGCCCGGGCGGGCGTGCTTCGTGCTCGTAGGCGCACCAGATCCCGGCAACCCGGCGAGCGTGGACGAATCCACACTCCGGGCCTGGACCGAGGAGGGCGTGGTCGAATGGTGGGGCCCGCGCGAGGACATGCCGGCCACACTCAATGCCGCCCACATCGTCTGTCTGCCTTCCTATCGGGAAGGGCTGCCCAAGGTGCTGCTCGAAGCCATGGCCTGCGGCCGGGCGGTGGTGACCACCGATGCGCCGGGCTGCCGCGATTGCGTGCGCGACGGCGACAATGGCCTTTTGGTGCCGGTAGGGGATGCCGGGGCCCTTGCGGCGGCGATTCGCCAGCTGCTCGATGATCCGGACTTGCGGCGCCGGATGGGGGCGCGCGGACGTGAACGAGCCGTGAATGAGTTCGCTCAAGCTATAGTCATCGAAGCGACGCTCGCGCTGTATCGAAACGCAGTCGCTGCGCCGCCACGAACGACGGGCTTCGCCGCCGGGACCGGCGGAAGATGA